The DNA window GAGAAAAGCTTTGAGCGCCGCCTGGTCTTGCGCTCGTCGTAGAGATACCTCAACGCCATATAAGAGTTCCGATTTCGTGATCACTGAAATGCAGACGTCATTTACAGCCACAGTTCGCAGTTTCTTAAGCAACTGCTCGTTCGCGCGCTTCATAACGTAGGAACTGATGTCTGTATCCAGCATGTACTGGGGCATTACGAATCACGGTCCTGTACCGGCAGGTCTTCGACATTTTCCATAAACGAGTCAGACGCCACTGGCCCCGAAGCAAAGTAGGAGGACCAATCCAACGGGCGAGGCGATAGAACGATATCGCTTCCTTGCTTCCGTATGAATACCTCAGAGACTTTGAATTGGAACTCCTTGGGTAGACGAACAGCCTGACTGCGGTTGTTCATGAAGATTTTGGCTTTCCGTTGGGAAGAGGCGACTTCTGACGGAGGTCGTTTTCTCTTTGGCATATACATAAGTATATGCCAAAGCAGAATAAACGCTAGTGACGAGAGGAACAAACAAACGATGGCGGAGAGGGAGGGATTCGAACCCCCGATACCCTTTCAGGTATGGCCGCTTTCGAGGCGGCTCGTTTCAACCGCTCACGCACCTCTCCGCGTCACATTGCGGGCCTTGAGCGGCCTTTCCCATTCTACCAGCGAGAATACCCGGATCGATCAATTCCCGACCCGCTTCGCGCGAAAGAAGTCGCGCAAAAGCTGCGAACATTGTTCGCCCAGCACTCCTCCCGTGACTTCCATCTGATGATTGAGCTGAGGATGATTCAGGACATTCATCACTGAATCGACCGCCCCAGCTTTTGGGTCGGCTGCGCCGTACACCAGTCGCTTCAGACGGGCGTGTACCATCGCGCCTGCGCACATCGCGCAAGGCTCAATGATCACGTAAATCTCACAGCCCTCGAGACGATGGTTCCGGAGCTTGGCTCCCGCTGCTCGCAACGCGACGATCTCGGCGTGTGCTGACGGGTCGTTATCACGCAGGTTTCGGTTCTGCCCGGTTGCGACTAGCTCCCCTGCCTTCACGATCACACACCCGACGGGCACCTCGCCTGCGGACTGTGCGTCAGCGGCTTCGGCGAGGGCGCGTTCCATCCATATCTCATCTGGCGACATGTGGAGAATTGTAGGGCAGCAGGGAATCGGACCGACGCGAGCCCTCGCGCGCGTTTTTCG is part of the Terriglobales bacterium genome and encodes:
- the vapB gene encoding type II toxin-antitoxin system VapB family antitoxin gives rise to the protein MYMPKRKRPPSEVASSQRKAKIFMNNRSQAVRLPKEFQFKVSEVFIRKQGSDIVLSPRPLDWSSYFASGPVASDSFMENVEDLPVQDRDS
- the tadA gene encoding tRNA adenosine(34) deaminase TadA codes for the protein MSPDEIWMERALAEAADAQSAGEVPVGCVIVKAGELVATGQNRNLRDNDPSAHAEIVALRAAGAKLRNHRLEGCEIYVIIEPCAMCAGAMVHARLKRLVYGAADPKAGAVDSVMNVLNHPQLNHQMEVTGGVLGEQCSQLLRDFFRAKRVGN